The proteins below come from a single Mucilaginibacter mali genomic window:
- a CDS encoding B12-binding domain-containing radical SAM protein: MNKVLLFNPRSANNKYRIPNSILNIAASVDGKYDWVIVDGNCEHDPLAKILSYLDTGEFRYLGFSVMPGPQLRQAIPISKAIKEKHPNTTMVWGGYFPSNHAKVVLDSGYVDFIINGPGDNAFPNLLDALEQFKPYEFIKNLIYKADGKITKTIKEDLIDQDSLPSLPYDKLNSFYPIPKFLGKTYLGEKTLAYHSSIGCPFTCSFCAVVPIYEARWKAKSAQSVYNDVKYIKDKWGADAIEFHDNNFFVSEKRAVDFARLITPEKMTWWGMARIDTMDKFKDSSLAAIRESGCKMIFFGAESGNNAVLEQMDKGGTQTGEQIIRFAERMKKFDIVPEYSFVLGTPAPTQEQVEAQIDFEIDFIKKVKQVNPMTEIIIYTYSPVPTEGSTMYEEVKAAGFAFPQTLEDWISPAWESFDLRKNPLTPWLTPEMINKIRNFETVLNGLYPTVTDIRLNSLKRRAIKLVAGLRYKIDLYKYPYEIKLLQKVWRYRQPEIQGF, encoded by the coding sequence ATGAACAAGGTCTTGCTTTTTAACCCCCGCAGTGCCAACAACAAATACCGCATACCCAATTCTATATTAAACATCGCTGCATCGGTAGATGGAAAGTATGATTGGGTGATTGTTGATGGTAACTGCGAACACGATCCTTTAGCTAAAATATTATCCTACCTTGATACGGGCGAATTCCGCTATCTCGGCTTTTCGGTAATGCCCGGACCACAGTTGCGCCAGGCTATCCCCATATCTAAAGCAATTAAAGAAAAGCATCCCAACACTACCATGGTATGGGGCGGCTATTTTCCGTCGAATCACGCTAAGGTAGTGCTCGATTCTGGTTACGTAGACTTCATTATTAATGGCCCCGGCGATAACGCGTTCCCTAACCTATTGGATGCGCTGGAGCAGTTTAAACCATACGAGTTCATCAAAAACCTGATCTACAAAGCCGATGGCAAGATCACCAAAACTATTAAAGAAGACCTGATCGACCAGGACAGCCTGCCATCTTTACCTTACGATAAGCTGAATAGTTTTTACCCGATCCCCAAGTTTTTGGGCAAAACCTATTTAGGCGAGAAAACTTTAGCTTATCACTCCAGTATCGGTTGCCCGTTCACCTGTTCTTTTTGTGCGGTAGTACCCATTTACGAAGCACGGTGGAAAGCCAAATCGGCCCAATCGGTTTATAACGATGTAAAGTATATTAAAGACAAATGGGGTGCCGATGCGATAGAGTTTCACGACAATAACTTCTTTGTATCCGAAAAGCGAGCAGTTGATTTCGCCAGATTGATCACTCCCGAAAAAATGACCTGGTGGGGCATGGCCCGTATTGATACGATGGATAAATTTAAGGATTCATCGCTGGCGGCAATTCGTGAATCGGGCTGCAAGATGATCTTTTTCGGGGCCGAAAGTGGCAACAACGCCGTGTTGGAACAAATGGATAAAGGCGGTACCCAAACGGGTGAGCAGATCATTCGTTTTGCAGAGCGAATGAAGAAATTTGATATCGTTCCCGAATATTCGTTTGTATTAGGTACCCCTGCACCAACACAAGAACAGGTTGAAGCACAGATAGATTTCGAGATCGACTTTATTAAAAAGGTGAAGCAGGTAAACCCAATGACCGAGATCATCATTTACACCTATAGCCCGGTACCAACCGAGGGTTCTACGATGTATGAAGAGGTAAAAGCCGCGGGCTTCGCCTTTCCGCAAACATTAGAGGATTGGATCAGCCCGGCGTGGGAAAGCTTCGATCTTCGCAAGAACCCGCTAACCCCATGGTTAACGCCGGAAATGATAAACAAGATCCGAAACTTTGAAACGGTGTTGAACGGATTGTATCCAACAGTTACCGATATCCGCCTGAATAGCCTGAAACGCAGGGCCATCAAACTGGTAGCCGGCTTACGCTACAAAATAGATCTGTACAAATATCCGTACGAAATAAAACTACTGCAAAAGGTATGGCGATACCGGCAACCTGAAATTCAAGGATTTTAA
- a CDS encoding radical SAM protein encodes MQIPSLYHTWKRYRTLQTHKITALPIVILMPHSACNCRCVMCDIWKDNRNLKQLTEDDIKGLLGSLQELDTRQVLMSGGEALLNPNFFALCNILKKQGIKVTLLSTGLSLERNTVNLLNLVDDLIVSLDGDEAMHDAIRGIPQAFSRLRGGVMHLKSIRPKYRITARTVIHRINFRNWLSIIRDAKAMGLDQISFLPADVSSHAFNRQTAWNEPKQHEVLLSEADLPELQAVINQLLIEHKDDFRNGFIAESPLKIQAIYDYYAAYYELNPFPYKKCNAPWVSTVVEADGSVRPCFFLDTIGNIHQDNLTDILNSEQAINFRKGLDMGKNPTCVKCVCSLNLPPRMNPAAN; translated from the coding sequence ATGCAGATACCCTCATTATATCACACCTGGAAGCGTTACCGCACGCTGCAAACGCATAAGATAACTGCCTTGCCTATTGTTATCCTGATGCCGCACAGTGCCTGCAATTGCCGATGCGTAATGTGCGATATATGGAAAGATAACCGCAACCTGAAGCAGTTGACTGAAGACGATATTAAGGGTCTGTTAGGATCGTTACAGGAACTGGATACGCGGCAGGTGCTCATGTCGGGCGGAGAGGCGCTGCTAAATCCCAACTTTTTTGCCCTTTGCAATATCTTAAAGAAACAGGGTATTAAGGTAACGCTGCTTTCCACTGGTTTATCCTTAGAGCGAAATACAGTAAACCTGCTGAACCTGGTTGACGATCTGATTGTATCGCTGGATGGTGATGAAGCGATGCACGACGCGATACGTGGTATACCACAAGCCTTCAGTAGGTTAAGAGGTGGGGTAATGCATCTTAAATCCATCCGGCCAAAATATCGTATTACGGCACGGACTGTTATTCACCGAATCAATTTCAGAAACTGGCTGTCGATTATCAGGGATGCCAAAGCGATGGGTTTGGATCAGATCAGTTTTTTACCTGCCGATGTAAGCAGTCATGCCTTCAACCGACAAACTGCCTGGAACGAACCAAAGCAGCATGAAGTATTGCTGAGCGAAGCGGACCTGCCCGAATTACAGGCGGTGATCAACCAATTATTAATTGAACATAAAGATGATTTCAGGAACGGTTTTATCGCCGAATCGCCACTGAAGATACAAGCCATATATGATTACTATGCAGCATATTATGAATTAAATCCGTTTCCATATAAAAAATGCAACGCGCCCTGGGTGTCAACCGTTGTGGAGGCGGATGGCAGTGTGCGGCCCTGCTTTTTTTTAGATACTATTGGCAATATCCACCAGGATAATTTAACCGATATTTTAAACAGTGAACAGGCCATTAACTTCAGGAAGGGTTTGGATATGGGTAAAAATCCCACCTGCGTTAAATGCGTCTGCTCGTTAAATCTACCGCCCCGGATGAACCCCGCGGCTAACTAA